Proteins from a genomic interval of Desulfovibrio piger:
- the cdaA gene encoding diadenylate cyclase CdaA: MLEHVVFEWRDALDILLVAFLLYQVIQLLRGSRALTVLTGLGLLTLLYFISRSMALYTLTWLLQHVFSSLFLLIVVIFQSDIRQALGEIGTNNLFRKRALQHSAVEEVVMACVEMARLRVGALIVIERGTRLDDMIKREGVRVDALLSRQLLMNIFYPKAPLHDGAVLISKGRITAAACILPLAEAKGQSFGTRHRAALGMTQECDAVVVVVSEERGEISVAMKGELVRSLDATRLRQVLNDIL, encoded by the coding sequence GTGCTGGAACATGTGGTTTTTGAATGGCGTGACGCGCTGGACATCCTGCTGGTAGCATTCCTGCTCTACCAGGTCATCCAGCTGTTGCGGGGATCGCGTGCCCTGACGGTGCTGACCGGTCTTGGGCTGCTGACCCTGCTGTATTTCATCTCGCGCAGCATGGCGCTGTATACCCTGACCTGGTTGCTGCAGCATGTCTTCAGCTCCCTGTTCCTGCTCATCGTGGTCATTTTCCAGAGCGACATCCGGCAGGCACTGGGCGAGATAGGGACCAACAACCTTTTCCGCAAGCGTGCGCTGCAGCATTCGGCCGTGGAAGAAGTGGTCATGGCCTGTGTGGAGATGGCCCGCCTGCGTGTGGGGGCCCTCATCGTCATCGAGCGGGGCACCCGGCTGGACGACATGATCAAGCGCGAAGGCGTGCGGGTGGATGCCCTGCTGTCACGCCAGCTGCTCATGAACATCTTCTATCCCAAGGCGCCGCTGCATGACGGTGCCGTGCTCATCAGCAAGGGGCGCATCACGGCCGCCGCCTGCATCCTTCCCCTGGCCGAGGCCAAGGGGCAGTCGTTCGGCACGCGCCACCGCGCCGCCCTGGGCATGACGCAGGAATGTGATGCCGTGGTGGTCGTGGTCTCGGAAGAGCGCGGCGAGATCTCCGTGGCCATGAAGGGCGAGCTCGTCCGCAGTCTCGATGCCACACGCTTGAGGCAGGTGCTCAATGATATTCTCTAA
- the ftsH gene encoding ATP-dependent zinc metalloprotease FtsH yields the protein MNQFSRNLMLWAAIVLAMVMLFNMFQQPQSSAQKVSYTDFIGRVDGGQISSVEIQGNTLIGRGPDGASVQTYAPRDNELVSRLLDKKVEVKAQPPEEQPWYMTLLVSWFPMLLLIGVWIFFMRQMQGGGGKAMSFGRSRARLLNQDSARVTFEDVAGVDEAKDELSEVVEFLSNPKKFTRLGGRIPKGVLLVGPPGTGKTLLARAVAGEAGVPFFSISGSDFVEMFVGVGASRVRDLFVQGKKNAPCLIFIDEIDAVGRKRGAGLGGGHDEREQTLNQLLVEMDGFESNEGVILLAATNRPDVLDPALLRPGRFDRQVVVPTPDLRGRRRILEVHTKRTPLDPDVDLDTLARGTPGFSGADLENLVNEAALQAAKLNATKVDMHDFEYAKDKVLMGRERRSLILSDEEKRITAYHEGGHALAARLLPGSDPVHKVTIIPRGRALGLTMQLPEEDRHGYSRNYLRNNLVVLLGGRVAEEIVFDDITTGASNDIERVTRMARKMVCEWGMSDAIGTLSIGETGEEVFIGREWVQNKNYSEETARLVDAEVKRIVEEAHARCVKLLQDNRAALDRIAQALLERETISGEELDLLMENKPLLPLDANGKPVKAAPAGDFVLEPDPADTDAAAPEADKAAEPAPEKAEQGDVDTGNRTQDNDENEQRKQ from the coding sequence TTGAATCAGTTTAGTCGCAACCTGATGCTCTGGGCTGCCATAGTCCTTGCGATGGTCATGCTTTTCAATATGTTCCAGCAGCCGCAAAGCTCGGCCCAGAAGGTGTCCTACACGGATTTCATCGGCCGTGTGGACGGCGGGCAGATCAGCTCTGTGGAGATCCAGGGCAACACCCTCATCGGGCGCGGACCGGACGGTGCCTCCGTCCAGACCTATGCCCCGCGTGACAATGAGCTGGTGTCCCGCCTGCTGGACAAGAAGGTGGAAGTCAAGGCCCAGCCGCCGGAAGAACAGCCCTGGTACATGACCCTGCTGGTGTCGTGGTTCCCCATGCTGCTGCTCATCGGTGTCTGGATCTTCTTCATGCGCCAGATGCAGGGTGGCGGCGGCAAGGCCATGAGCTTTGGCCGTTCCCGCGCGCGCCTGCTCAACCAGGACTCGGCCCGTGTGACCTTTGAGGACGTGGCCGGTGTGGATGAAGCCAAGGACGAACTGTCCGAAGTGGTGGAATTCCTGTCCAACCCCAAAAAGTTCACCCGTCTGGGCGGCCGCATCCCCAAGGGCGTGCTGCTGGTGGGCCCTCCAGGTACCGGTAAGACCCTGCTGGCCCGCGCCGTGGCCGGTGAGGCCGGCGTGCCCTTCTTCTCCATCTCCGGTTCGGACTTCGTGGAGATGTTCGTGGGCGTGGGTGCCTCCCGTGTGCGCGACCTGTTCGTGCAGGGCAAGAAGAACGCCCCCTGCCTCATCTTCATCGACGAGATCGACGCCGTGGGCCGCAAGCGTGGCGCCGGTCTGGGCGGTGGCCATGACGAACGCGAACAGACCCTGAACCAGCTGCTGGTGGAAATGGACGGCTTCGAAAGCAACGAGGGCGTCATCCTGCTGGCCGCCACCAACCGTCCCGACGTTCTGGACCCGGCCCTGCTGCGTCCCGGCCGTTTCGACCGTCAGGTGGTGGTGCCCACGCCTGACCTGCGCGGCCGCCGCCGTATCCTCGAGGTCCACACCAAGCGTACGCCTCTGGATCCCGATGTGGATCTGGATACACTGGCTCGCGGTACGCCGGGTTTCTCCGGCGCCGATCTGGAGAACCTGGTCAACGAAGCCGCCCTGCAGGCCGCCAAGCTCAATGCCACCAAGGTGGACATGCACGACTTCGAATACGCCAAGGACAAGGTGCTCATGGGCCGCGAACGCCGCAGCCTGATCCTTTCCGATGAGGAAAAGCGCATCACGGCCTACCACGAAGGCGGCCATGCCCTGGCGGCCCGCCTGCTGCCCGGTTCCGATCCCGTGCACAAGGTCACCATCATCCCCCGCGGCCGCGCCCTGGGCCTGACCATGCAGCTGCCCGAGGAAGACCGCCACGGCTACTCGCGCAATTACCTGCGCAACAACCTGGTGGTGCTGCTGGGCGGCCGTGTGGCGGAAGAGATCGTCTTTGACGACATCACCACCGGCGCTTCCAACGACATCGAACGCGTGACCCGCATGGCCCGCAAGATGGTCTGTGAGTGGGGCATGAGCGATGCCATCGGCACCCTGTCCATCGGTGAGACCGGTGAAGAAGTCTTCATCGGCCGCGAATGGGTGCAGAACAAGAACTACAGCGAAGAAACCGCCCGCCTGGTGGACGCCGAAGTCAAGCGCATCGTGGAAGAGGCTCACGCCCGCTGCGTCAAGCTGCTGCAAGACAACCGTGCGGCCCTGGACCGCATCGCGCAGGCGCTGCTGGAACGTGAGACCATCAGCGGCGAAGAGCTGGACCTGCTCATGGAGAACAAGCCCCTGCTGCCGCTGGACGCCAACGGCAAGCCGGTGAAGGCCGCTCCTGCCGGGGATTTCGTGCTGGAGCCGGATCCGGCCGACACGGACGCCGCGGCGCCCGAGGCGGACAAGGCTGCTGAACCCGCTCCCGAAAAGGCGGAGCAGGGCGATGTCGATACGGGCAACAGAACGCAGGACAACGATGAAAACGAACAGCGCAAGCAATAA
- the folP gene encoding dihydropteroate synthase, with the protein MSEEPSRRGGSWLCLGGGAVTTSAPFGVMGIVNLTPDSFYDGGTHDSADLGLAHAMRLHAEGADILDLGAESSRPGAQALTPEQELLRLMPVLRELRREIPGVMLSVDTYHAATAAAVLEEGVQIINDISACGFDPGLLDVLVQYKPGYVLMHSQGRPDVMQKDPRYTDVRSEVMAFFERELHRLTAAGLPEEHIVLDPGIGFGKTLRHNLELLAHAEDWLAFGRPVLMGLSMKSMFGQLLGLTTQERGCATQVATAMLWEKGLFWHRVHDVAATRQTLTLAAAFRDPAGACGD; encoded by the coding sequence ATGTCTGAGGAGCCGTCCCGCCGGGGCGGCTCCTGGCTGTGTCTTGGGGGCGGGGCGGTGACGACCTCTGCCCCCTTTGGCGTTATGGGCATCGTCAACCTGACGCCGGACTCCTTCTATGACGGCGGCACGCACGATTCCGCGGATCTGGGGCTGGCCCACGCCATGCGCCTGCATGCGGAAGGGGCCGACATCCTCGATCTGGGGGCGGAATCTTCCCGGCCCGGCGCACAGGCCCTGACGCCTGAGCAGGAGCTGCTGCGTCTCATGCCCGTGCTGCGCGAACTGCGGCGGGAGATCCCCGGCGTCATGCTCTCCGTGGACACCTACCATGCGGCCACGGCGGCTGCCGTGCTTGAAGAAGGCGTGCAGATCATCAACGACATTTCGGCCTGCGGCTTCGATCCCGGCCTGCTGGACGTGCTCGTCCAGTACAAGCCGGGTTATGTGCTCATGCACAGCCAGGGCAGACCGGACGTCATGCAGAAGGATCCCCGCTATACGGACGTGCGTTCCGAGGTCATGGCCTTTTTCGAGCGCGAGCTGCACCGTCTGACCGCCGCCGGTCTGCCGGAAGAGCACATCGTGCTGGATCCCGGCATCGGTTTCGGCAAGACCCTGCGCCATAATCTGGAGCTGCTGGCCCATGCGGAGGACTGGCTCGCCTTCGGACGGCCCGTGCTCATGGGCCTGTCCATGAAGTCCATGTTCGGGCAGCTGCTGGGCCTCACCACCCAGGAACGGGGCTGCGCCACCCAGGTGGCTACGGCCATGCTCTGGGAAAAGGGCCTGTTCTGGCATCGTGTGCACGATGTGGCCGCCACGCGCCAGACGCTCACGCTGGCCGCGGCCTTCCGTGATCCCGCCGGGGCCTGCGGGGACTGA
- a CDS encoding 4'-phosphopantetheinyl transferase family protein, translating into MSRLTSSSPLPPMLLAACPLPSFSGQSPAISLPELPEGLPAAEDRAHMAAFRLPAEREKRHLARLLLAVLLHRAAVAGLSALPSLSWHPLPLLFHRMREARLFFARHACPRLHRLPSGRPWLEGFSVSFSYSEQAVFCLLAGPDTSPGVDAEALTSPAPSASAFAPQELSSRLSPSARQRDCLRRWTIKEAVFKAAGTGCDRPPRLLDSGRSGRRTGDLRLDAALYRWQMLPCPGHWLCVAVRG; encoded by the coding sequence ATGTCCCGGCTCACATCTTCCTCTCCCTTGCCGCCCATGCTGCTGGCGGCCTGCCCTTTGCCGTCCTTCTCCGGTCAGTCTCCTGCCATCTCACTGCCGGAGTTGCCGGAGGGCCTGCCGGCGGCGGAAGACCGGGCCCATATGGCGGCTTTCCGCCTTCCGGCCGAACGTGAAAAACGCCATCTGGCACGGCTGCTGCTGGCGGTGCTGCTGCATCGCGCCGCTGTTGCCGGTCTGTCCGCCCTCCCCTCTTTGAGCTGGCATCCCCTGCCGCTGCTGTTCCACCGCATGCGGGAGGCCCGGCTTTTCTTCGCCCGCCATGCCTGTCCCCGTCTGCATCGCCTGCCTTCAGGCCGTCCGTGGCTGGAAGGCTTTTCCGTCAGCTTCAGCTACAGCGAACAGGCGGTCTTCTGCCTGCTGGCCGGGCCCGATACCAGCCCCGGCGTGGATGCCGAGGCCCTGACGAGCCCGGCGCCGTCCGCATCGGCCTTCGCGCCCCAAGAGCTTTCCTCCCGTCTTTCTCCATCAGCCCGACAGCGTGACTGCCTGCGCCGCTGGACCATCAAGGAAGCCGTCTTCAAGGCCGCCGGTACGGGCTGCGACCGACCGCCGCGCCTGCTGGACAGCGGCCGCAGCGGCCGGCGCACAGGCGACCTCAGGCTGGATGCCGCCCTTTACCGCTGGCAGATGCTGCCCTGTCCCGGCCACTGGCTCTGCGTGGCGGTGCGGGGGTAA
- a CDS encoding CdaR family protein, with amino-acid sequence MIFSKNSRKAPHLLSLLVAFAVAVGMWYVVSVRDRLEVQLEVGIEYNGIPSGLVVTDGLVSKVQVRLRGPEILLRSISSRSLTEAINLSNIKKGTTIVPLTSDNMGPSLRAFELVDVQPPRIVITADTLAERSVPIRAVLESPLRSGALTVENVTVSPASVTLRGPEGVISSINNLPLGIRLDPKAAGTTVEQTLLLDTPSLVTSNPASVKVQYTITSGRTVVSRRCKISVEAQNASQFTVEPSHVEVMVEVPEALARNSSYLKRLEVMVVPPALEPGQKGTAEPRIQLPEGMTILNPSFDSVTITRKK; translated from the coding sequence ATGATATTCTCTAAGAACAGCCGCAAGGCCCCCCATCTCCTTTCCCTGCTCGTGGCCTTTGCCGTGGCCGTGGGCATGTGGTATGTGGTCAGCGTGCGCGACCGTCTGGAAGTCCAGCTGGAAGTGGGCATCGAATACAACGGCATCCCCTCCGGGCTGGTGGTGACGGACGGTCTTGTCAGCAAGGTGCAGGTGCGTCTGCGCGGGCCGGAGATCCTGTTGCGCTCCATCTCGTCGCGCAGCCTGACGGAAGCCATCAATCTTTCCAATATCAAAAAGGGCACGACCATCGTCCCCCTGACCTCGGACAACATGGGCCCCAGTTTGCGGGCCTTCGAGCTGGTGGACGTACAGCCGCCCCGCATCGTCATCACGGCCGACACCCTGGCCGAGCGCAGCGTGCCCATCCGGGCCGTGCTGGAATCCCCCCTGCGCAGCGGGGCCCTGACCGTGGAGAACGTGACCGTGTCCCCGGCATCCGTCACTCTGCGCGGGCCGGAAGGCGTCATCTCGTCCATCAACAACCTGCCTCTGGGCATCCGGCTGGATCCCAAGGCCGCCGGCACCACGGTGGAGCAGACCCTGCTGCTGGATACTCCCAGCCTGGTCACCTCCAACCCCGCCTCGGTGAAGGTGCAGTACACCATCACCAGCGGCCGTACCGTGGTCTCCCGCCGGTGCAAGATCTCGGTGGAGGCCCAGAACGCCTCGCAGTTCACGGTGGAGCCCTCCCATGTGGAAGTCATGGTGGAGGTGCCCGAGGCCCTGGCCCGCAATTCGTCCTATCTCAAACGACTGGAAGTGATGGTCGTCCCGCCGGCGCTGGAGCCGGGGCAGAAGGGCACGGCAGAGCCGCGCATCCAGCTGCCGGAAGGCATGACCATCTTGAATCCCTCATTCGACAGCGTTACCATTACCCGTAAGAAGTAG
- the glmM gene encoding phosphoglucosamine mutase, with product MAERLFGTDGLRGPVNIYPMTVDVALRLGLAAGVRFRKGSHQHRVVIGKDTRLSGYMFESALTAGLCAAGMHVIMTGPLPTPAISFLTRNMRADLGVVISASHNPYSDNGIKFFDADGFKLPDEVENEISAMVLDPDMRWPYPDSNRVGRASKIEDAGGRYIVYTKSCFPAHLTLSGLRIVIDCANGAAYKVAPLALEELGAEVFRLGTSPNGTNINDHCGSLHPETLAAKVREVRADVGLALDGDADRLIVVDEKGNVLDGDQLMALGAQAMMERGELPGNMLVATAMSNLALEIFMKERAGTLLRTKVGDRYVMEAMRKTGAMLGGEQSGHLIYRQYSTTGDGLLAALQLLRIVREKGKPLSELAGLLHLFPQKLINVRVEKKLPFEERPAIGKAVADVEKALAGRGRVLLRYSGTEALCRVMVEAEDEDKVVRYARDLADVVSRELR from the coding sequence ATGGCAGAACGTCTTTTCGGCACTGATGGCCTGCGTGGCCCTGTCAATATCTATCCCATGACCGTGGATGTGGCCCTGCGTCTGGGCCTGGCCGCCGGGGTGCGCTTCCGCAAAGGCTCGCACCAGCACCGCGTGGTCATCGGCAAGGATACCCGCCTGTCCGGCTACATGTTCGAGTCCGCCCTCACGGCGGGCCTGTGCGCCGCCGGCATGCACGTCATCATGACCGGCCCGCTGCCCACGCCCGCCATCTCTTTCCTGACCCGCAACATGCGGGCGGATCTGGGCGTGGTCATCTCCGCCTCGCACAACCCCTATTCGGACAACGGCATCAAATTCTTCGACGCCGACGGCTTCAAGCTGCCTGACGAGGTGGAGAACGAGATCTCGGCCATGGTGCTCGATCCCGACATGCGCTGGCCCTATCCCGATTCCAACCGGGTCGGCCGCGCCAGCAAGATCGAAGACGCCGGCGGCCGCTACATCGTGTACACCAAGAGCTGTTTCCCGGCCCATCTGACCCTGTCCGGCCTGCGCATCGTCATCGACTGTGCCAACGGTGCGGCCTACAAGGTGGCCCCGCTGGCCCTGGAAGAACTGGGGGCGGAAGTCTTCCGCCTGGGGACCAGCCCCAACGGGACCAATATCAACGACCATTGCGGTTCCCTGCATCCCGAGACCCTGGCCGCCAAGGTGCGCGAAGTGCGCGCGGACGTGGGCCTGGCTCTGGACGGCGACGCCGACCGCCTCATCGTGGTGGATGAAAAGGGCAATGTCCTGGACGGCGACCAGCTCATGGCCCTGGGGGCCCAGGCCATGATGGAGCGGGGCGAACTGCCCGGCAACATGCTGGTGGCTACGGCCATGAGCAACCTGGCGCTGGAGATCTTCATGAAGGAACGCGCCGGTACGCTGCTGCGCACCAAGGTGGGCGACCGTTACGTCATGGAAGCCATGCGCAAGACCGGCGCCATGCTGGGCGGCGAGCAGTCCGGGCACCTCATCTACCGCCAGTACAGCACCACCGGTGACGGTCTGCTGGCGGCCCTGCAGCTGCTGCGCATCGTGCGCGAGAAGGGAAAGCCCCTGTCCGAGCTGGCGGGCCTGCTGCACCTCTTCCCCCAGAAGCTCATCAACGTGCGGGTGGAAAAAAAGCTGCCCTTCGAGGAGCGCCCCGCCATCGGCAAGGCCGTGGCCGATGTGGAAAAGGCCCTGGCCGGTCGTGGCCGCGTGCTGCTGCGTTACTCCGGCACCGAGGCCCTGTGCCGCGTCATGGTCGAGGCCGAAGATGAAGACAAGGTCGTCCGCTACGCGCGCGATCTGGCCGATGTGGTGAGCCGCGAACTTCGCTAG